The following DNA comes from Phytohabitans rumicis.
GGCAGCAGGTCGGGCTTGCCCGGCAGGCCGCCGGCCACGGCCCCGATGCCCACCTCGGCGGCGATCGCACCGGTGGGGTCGGCGCGCGCGGCGAGGTGGTCCGCGCGCCACTGTTCGACCGCGTGGACGGCGGTGCCGAGGTGCGCGAGCAGGCCGCCGTCCGGGGTGGCGGTGGCCCGGGCCAGCACCGGGACGAACGGCGCGGTGAACCGCACCCGGACGAACATCGCGCCCGGCTCGGCGAGCAGGATGCCGTCCGGCCCGGCCTTGGCGACCACGGCCGCCGCCGGACGCGGATGGCGGCTCAGGTATGTGTCGATCCCGGCCCGCTCCGCCGGCCACAGGGCCGGACCCCGAAGGGCGAGAAGTGCGTGCCGCCGCCGGCCAGCAGCAGGGTGAGCCGGTGCGGTTGCCCAGTGTCGCGCAGGAGTGTGGCGGCCCTGGCGTACCCGATGATGGCAGCGGCGGCGGGCGCCTTCGCGACGCCGAGGCCGAACCCGGCGATGCTCGCGTGATCTTTCGAGAGCGTGAGGGGGGCGATGGGGGTGGAGCGGCCGGTGGCGCCGCTGTCCGCCACGGGGTCGCCGGACAGGGAGGTGTCCAGGTGGGAGTAGAGGAGCAGCTCCGAGCCCTCGGTGCCGGAGCGGGCGACCAGGCTGGCGCCCTCGCGGGTCCAGCCCAGGTCCGGCCAGCGGTGGCGGGCCCAGGCGACCAGCCGGTCCGCGAGCGGTCGCTCGGCGCCGCGCGGGCTCGCCAACGCGGCCAGCTCCGCGATGGCCTCCACGAGGACCTCCACATGCGAGATGGTATCCCGCATGCTGTCTAGCGGTAGAGTCCGCGGCATGAGCGTCGATGTGCCCGCCATCCAGACCGTCCAACGGGCGGCCGCGATCCTCGGCGCGTTCACCCCGGAGCGGCCCCGGCTGAGCCTCGGCGAGATCACCGCGGAGTTGGGGATGAGCAAGGCCACCGCGCACCGGTACGCCCGCGCGCTGCGCGCCGCCAACCTGCTGCGCTACGACCCGGTGGCGGCGCGGTACACGCTGGGGCCGCAGATCCTGGCGCTGGAGGCGGCCGCCCGCGCCGGCCTGCCGATCGTCACGGCCGCCGAGCCGTACCTGGACGAGCTGATGCGCGAGACCGATCTGACCGCGGTGCTGAGCGTCTGGAACGGCGACGGCCCCACGGTCGTGCGCTGCGCCGACAACACCGTCGGCGACGTGCGGATCAGCGTCCGGACCGGCTCGCAGCTCGACCTCACCCGGTCGGCGCAGGGCCGGATCTTCTGCGCGTACCTGCCGGCGGCCGAGGCGCCCGGCATCGCGCGCCGGCTCAAGTCCTCCGCGGACCTGCGCAAGGTGGTCGAGGAGGTGCGCCGGGAGGGCATCGCGGCCAACTCGCCCGAGGACTTCGGCGTGCGGGTCCTCGCCGCGCCGGTCTTCGAGCGCACGAACGTCGTCGCCGCCATCGCCGTGGTCGGCACCAGCGTGCGGCTGTCCGGCGCGGAGGAGGTGGCGGCCGCGGCCACGCTGCGGCGGATCGCCGCCCGGCTGTCCCAGGAGCTCGGCGCCGAGTGAGGTCCGCCTTACTACGGAATGCGAGATGTCGTTACGCATCTTGACACGCTCCGAGCCGGGCTCGTACGGTCACTCCTCGTGAACCTCGTGGCGACGGCCGACGGTGTGGGTCGGGTCGAGGGCGACGAGATCGCCCTGCTCGACCTTCCATGGCCGGACGTCGCCGCCCTGCTCGCCGCCGGGGTTGGGCTCGAAACCGCAAAAGCCGCACGGGTACGCGGGCGAGCGCCACTAGCCGACGCGACACTCCTACCCCCGCTCGGCTCGACCCGAGCCGTCTGGGGCGTCGGGCTGAATTACCACTCCAAGGCGCGGCGCACCGGCCGGCCCGTACCCGATGAGCCCGTCCTCTACCTGAAGGCGGCCAGCGGCGCCTGCGCCCCCGGCGGGACCGCGGCCCTGGCCTCGGCGCAGGTGGACTACGAGGGCGAGGTGGCGCTCGTCATCGGGCGGCGGGCCACTTGTTTGCGGCCGGAACACGCCTGGGACCACGTGGCCGCCGTGTGCGCGGCCAACGACGTCACCGCCCGGGACGTCATGACGGCCACCGGCAACCCGACGCTGGCCAAGAGCTTCCCCGGCTTCGGCGCGCTGGGCGCCTCGGTGCGCGACCTGACCACCGTGTCCGATCCGGCGGACATCGCCGTGCGGACCTTCGTCAACGGCGTGCTCCACCAGGACTCGACGACCGCGGATCTCATCTTCCCGGTGCCGGAGCTGCTCGCCCGGCTCACCCGCTTCGCCGCGCTGGAGCCCGGGGACGTGGTGCTGACCGGCACACCGGAAGGGACCGGGCAGGACCGGGGCGTCTTCCTGCGCCCCGGGGACGTCGTCGAGGTACGCGTGCCGGGCGTCCTGCCGCTGCGGACCTGGTTCCGTTCATAGAAAGGGCCAACAGGTATGAGTTTTGATCTCGTCCTCGCCGGCGGCACCGTCTTCGACCCGGTGGCCGGGACCAGCCGGGTCGCCGACGTGGCGGTGACCGGCGACCGGGTCGCCCGGATCGGGCCTTCGCTGGCCTCCGCGGCCGGGGAGGTCGTCGACTGCGCCGGGGCGTACGTGCTGCCGGGGCTCGTCGAGGCGCACACGCACGTCTTCGCCGACGTGTCCAAGGTGGGCGCGCCGCCGGACGAGGCGCACCTGCGCCGGGGCGTGGTCGCCGCCGCCGACGCCGGCACCGTCGGGGCCTCGACGTTCGCGGCCTTCCAGAAGTACGTGGTGGCGCCGTCCGAGATGCGCCTGGTGAACTTCCTCAACGTGTCCGTGCTGGGCCTGATCGACTTTCGCTTCGGGGAGCTGCTCAACCCGGACACGCTGGTGCCGGACGACGCCATCGAGGTGGCCCGGAGCAACCCGGGTACGGTGCGCGGCTTCAAGATCCGGCTCTCCGAGGACGTCGTGGGCCACGCCTGGCGGCCGCTGCTGAAGACCTCGCTGGACGTGGCCGGCGAGGCGGGCCTGCCCCTGATGGTCCACATCGGAGAGACCCCGGAGCCGCTGCCGTACGTCCTGGAGATGCTGCGCCCCGGCGACATCGTGAGCCACTGCTACACCGGCAAGCCGTACGGGATCCTGGACGCCGCGGGCCGGGTGCTGCCCGAGGTGCTCGACGCGCGGGCCCGCGGCGTGCTCTTCGACTCCGCGCACGGGCGCAGCAACCTGAGCTTCGCGGTGGCCCGGCCGGCGATCGCCCAGGGCTTCCTGCCCGACCTGCTCACCTCCGACACCAGCGCCCGCAACTGGCGCGGGCCGGTCTTCGACCTGGTGACCAGCATGGCGA
Coding sequences within:
- a CDS encoding amidohydrolase family protein; protein product: MSFDLVLAGGTVFDPVAGTSRVADVAVTGDRVARIGPSLASAAGEVVDCAGAYVLPGLVEAHTHVFADVSKVGAPPDEAHLRRGVVAAADAGTVGASTFAAFQKYVVAPSEMRLVNFLNVSVLGLIDFRFGELLNPDTLVPDDAIEVARSNPGTVRGFKIRLSEDVVGHAWRPLLKTSLDVAGEAGLPLMVHIGETPEPLPYVLEMLRPGDIVSHCYTGKPYGILDAAGRVLPEVLDARARGVLFDSAHGRSNLSFAVARPAIAQGFLPDLLTSDTSARNWRGPVFDLVTSMAKLRALGMTMAQIAPRVTIAPARVLGLDAEGYGTLVEGGPAHVTVLADTAATVLPDAAGGSIEAPRLEPLAVLHHGRRVELAPWRGLP
- a CDS encoding fumarylacetoacetate hydrolase family protein encodes the protein MNLVATADGVGRVEGDEIALLDLPWPDVAALLAAGVGLETAKAARVRGRAPLADATLLPPLGSTRAVWGVGLNYHSKARRTGRPVPDEPVLYLKAASGACAPGGTAALASAQVDYEGEVALVIGRRATCLRPEHAWDHVAAVCAANDVTARDVMTATGNPTLAKSFPGFGALGASVRDLTTVSDPADIAVRTFVNGVLHQDSTTADLIFPVPELLARLTRFAALEPGDVVLTGTPEGTGQDRGVFLRPGDVVEVRVPGVLPLRTWFRS
- a CDS encoding IclR family transcriptional regulator, whose product is MSVDVPAIQTVQRAAAILGAFTPERPRLSLGEITAELGMSKATAHRYARALRAANLLRYDPVAARYTLGPQILALEAAARAGLPIVTAAEPYLDELMRETDLTAVLSVWNGDGPTVVRCADNTVGDVRISVRTGSQLDLTRSAQGRIFCAYLPAAEAPGIARRLKSSADLRKVVEEVRREGIAANSPEDFGVRVLAAPVFERTNVVAAIAVVGTSVRLSGAEEVAAAATLRRIAARLSQELGAE